A stretch of Actinomycetes bacterium DNA encodes these proteins:
- a CDS encoding FAD-dependent oxidoreductase, translating to MARKLLLATLVVASAAILAAALVPPGYDGGAYIGNATGGGSAAAQPAPVPQASPAPPPRQNAAAAPTAPTYLATGADSGNLPLTSVRSRAALLAGLVVTGFGFLLVAFVGRRLAPEPVPRRPAPEPVPGRLGRGAAPGPGRRGRHAAPAARLGAGASSPGSGRAQGRRGVGASGRIRVRAVVFRHRPRSHARALTGGLLLGLAWWVTVPLTSWPLLTTGQVAWSGAGVGERLPSLLGALLLSSTAGLLFHEAAARHLAGGAGAGSGDDRRPPVTPVRVVILGGGFGGVGTARQLERLLPRLPSMEVSMVSQSNALLFTPMLAEVASSSLEPSHISVPVRAACPRTRFRLAQVESVDTQRQVLSLRASGSQAAEALPYDHLVVALGAVPNYLNLPGVEANSLPLKTIGDANRLRNHVIARLEQADVETDPRERRRQLTFVVAGGGFAGVEMMAGLCDLVHGVRRYFPRVTAADPRFVLVHGRDRILPETGRELGEYAQRKLQGRGVHFLLDTRVTSASAEAVGLSDGSHLPTRTLVWAAGNRPAPLLAQLPFERSLAGAVLVDSTLQVLGTTNVWAVGDCAHVPDRGNHGKPCPPTAQHALRQGKAAAKSIVRSLEGRRPRPFAFRTVGFLVTLGHGKAAADIRGRRFSGLLAWLMWRGIYLSKLPGPEKRLRVLLDWIVELFFPRDIALTMNDPVPQTSRSRSASPNRVA from the coding sequence GTGGCGAGGAAGCTCCTCCTGGCGACGCTCGTGGTGGCCTCCGCCGCTATCCTCGCCGCCGCCCTCGTCCCGCCCGGCTACGACGGTGGCGCGTACATCGGGAACGCGACCGGTGGGGGCAGCGCCGCCGCGCAGCCGGCTCCGGTCCCGCAGGCCAGCCCCGCTCCGCCGCCGCGGCAGAACGCCGCCGCCGCACCCACCGCCCCCACCTACCTGGCCACCGGCGCCGACAGCGGGAACCTCCCCCTGACCAGCGTGCGGTCGCGGGCCGCCCTCCTGGCCGGCTTGGTCGTCACCGGGTTCGGCTTCCTGCTGGTGGCGTTCGTCGGCCGCCGGCTGGCGCCCGAGCCGGTCCCGCGCCGGCCGGCGCCCGAGCCGGTCCCGGGGCGCCTCGGTCGCGGGGCGGCACCCGGGCCCGGCCGCCGCGGGCGGCATGCCGCGCCGGCGGCGCGGCTGGGAGCCGGGGCGAGCTCGCCCGGCTCGGGACGGGCGCAAGGCCGGCGCGGAGTGGGGGCCTCCGGGCGCATCCGGGTCAGGGCGGTCGTGTTCCGCCACCGTCCCCGCAGCCACGCCCGCGCGCTCACCGGCGGCCTGCTCCTGGGCCTGGCCTGGTGGGTGACGGTGCCGCTCACCTCCTGGCCGTTGCTGACGACCGGGCAGGTGGCCTGGTCCGGAGCTGGCGTGGGGGAGCGGCTCCCCAGCCTCCTCGGCGCCCTGCTGCTCAGCTCGACGGCCGGGCTGCTCTTCCACGAGGCAGCGGCCAGGCACCTTGCCGGCGGGGCAGGCGCCGGGTCCGGGGACGACCGCCGCCCGCCGGTGACGCCGGTCCGGGTCGTCATCCTCGGCGGAGGCTTCGGCGGGGTGGGGACGGCGCGCCAGCTCGAGCGGCTCCTCCCGCGTCTCCCGAGCATGGAGGTGTCCATGGTCAGCCAGAGCAACGCTCTGCTGTTCACCCCGATGCTGGCCGAGGTCGCCTCAAGCTCGCTCGAGCCCAGCCACATCAGCGTCCCGGTGCGGGCGGCCTGCCCGAGGACCCGGTTCCGGCTTGCCCAAGTCGAGAGCGTGGACACCCAGCGGCAGGTGCTGAGCCTGCGCGCGAGCGGCTCCCAGGCGGCCGAGGCGCTGCCCTACGACCACCTGGTCGTCGCCCTCGGCGCCGTGCCCAACTACCTGAACCTGCCCGGCGTTGAGGCCAACTCCCTGCCCCTCAAGACGATCGGGGACGCCAACCGGCTGCGCAACCACGTGATCGCCCGGCTCGAGCAGGCCGACGTCGAGACCGACCCGCGGGAGCGCAGGCGCCAGCTCACCTTCGTGGTCGCCGGGGGAGGGTTCGCCGGGGTCGAGATGATGGCCGGCCTGTGCGACCTGGTCCACGGCGTGCGGCGCTACTTCCCGCGGGTCACCGCCGCCGACCCGCGCTTCGTGCTGGTGCACGGCCGCGACCGCATCCTCCCCGAGACCGGTCGCGAGCTCGGCGAGTACGCCCAGCGCAAGCTCCAGGGGCGCGGCGTGCACTTCCTGCTCGACACGCGGGTCACGAGCGCCAGCGCCGAGGCGGTCGGCCTCAGCGACGGCAGCCACCTCCCGACACGCACCCTGGTCTGGGCTGCCGGCAACCGGCCGGCGCCGCTGCTCGCCCAGCTCCCCTTCGAGCGCAGCCTGGCTGGAGCGGTGCTGGTGGACAGCACCCTGCAGGTGCTCGGCACCACCAACGTCTGGGCGGTCGGGGACTGCGCGCACGTCCCCGACCGCGGCAACCACGGCAAGCCCTGCCCACCAACGGCCCAGCACGCGCTCCGCCAGGGCAAGGCGGCGGCCAAGAGCATCGTGAGGTCGCTGGAGGGCCGGCGGCCGCGACCATTCGCCTTCAGGACGGTCGGGTTCCTGGTCACGCTGGGACACGGCAAGGCAGCGGCCGACATCCGCGGCCGGCGGTTCTCCGGGCTGCTGGCCTGGCTCATGTGGCGCGGCATCTACCTCAGCAAGCTCCCCGGTCCCGAGAAGCGGCTGCGCGTGCTGCTCGACTGGATCGTGGAGCTGTTCTTCCCGCGCGACATCGCGCTGACCATGAACGACCCGGTGCCCCAGACCTCCCGGTCCCGGAGCGCCAGCCCGAACCGGGTGGCCTGA
- a CDS encoding sigma-70 family RNA polymerase sigma factor, with amino-acid sequence MNELTRKRFEATALPFLGVVYDYAYRLTSDPTEAQDVAQETFLRAFRSFDSFEPGTNCRAWLLRIAYNVSCNDYRRRLRMPRADQVDNETDLVADLVSDTPGPEEQVLRLLDREALHRALAQLPDPFRDAVTLVEIHGLSCAEAGEVMGTPRGTVLSRLHRARGRLRQLLVLQAEAVDAAERAKAS; translated from the coding sequence ATGAACGAGCTCACACGCAAGCGGTTCGAGGCGACGGCCCTGCCCTTCCTGGGTGTCGTCTACGACTACGCCTATCGGCTGACCAGCGACCCCACCGAGGCCCAGGACGTCGCCCAGGAGACCTTCCTGCGGGCGTTCCGGTCCTTCGACTCCTTCGAGCCCGGCACCAACTGCCGTGCCTGGCTGCTCCGCATCGCCTACAACGTCTCCTGCAACGACTACCGCCGCCGCCTGCGCATGCCAAGGGCCGACCAGGTCGACAACGAGACGGACCTGGTCGCCGACCTGGTCAGCGACACGCCTGGGCCCGAGGAGCAGGTCCTGCGCCTGCTCGACCGCGAGGCCCTGCACCGGGCGCTCGCCCAGCTCCCAGACCCGTTCAGGGACGCGGTGACCCTGGTCGAGATCCACGGTCTGTCGTGCGCGGAGGCCGGCGAGGTCATGGGCACGCCCAGGGGGACCGTCCTCTCCCGCCTGCACCGTGCCCGCGGGCGTCTCCGCCAACTCCTCGTGCTGCAGGCGGAGGCGGTGGACGCGGCCGAGCGGGCGAAGGCGTCGTGA
- a CDS encoding MFS transporter has translation MDDDASPAAEGPAADPDSPGLPGVEPEAVRPPSRVGPDPVAMAGPSTGSADPVAMAGPSTGKADAGRQWRWRGWLRMATVDFGPLRRHRDLRLLFAGQAVSFAGSMITYVAIPYQVFQLTRSSLVGGPALGGLLIAQFGLAATYGVDVVSFMVSLVALSLMRALPPPAGAERPSLRGVLEGLRYARSRQELLGTYIVDIVAMLFGMPTALFPAIAARYGGPGALGLLYAAPSVGSFLANATSGWTGHVHRHGRAILIAAAVWGAAIAGFGFAGPLWLALGLLALAGAADMVSGIFRSTIWNQTIPDHLRGRLAGIELLSYSTGPLLGNVEAGAVASLFSVRVSVVSGGLLSVLGVGVVAVALPVFRAYDARRWARDREAPVPQDRLTGQPCPLRGEAGAPRGW, from the coding sequence GTGGACGACGACGCATCGCCCGCGGCCGAGGGGCCGGCGGCGGACCCGGACAGCCCCGGACTGCCCGGCGTCGAGCCCGAGGCGGTCCGGCCGCCGAGCCGGGTCGGCCCTGACCCGGTGGCGATGGCCGGGCCCTCGACCGGGAGTGCTGACCCGGTGGCGATGGCCGGGCCCTCGACCGGGAAAGCTGACGCTGGACGCCAGTGGCGCTGGCGTGGCTGGCTGCGGATGGCCACGGTGGACTTCGGACCGCTCCGGCGGCACCGGGACTTGCGGCTGCTGTTCGCCGGCCAGGCGGTCTCCTTCGCGGGCAGCATGATCACCTACGTCGCCATCCCCTACCAGGTCTTCCAGCTCACCCGGTCCTCCCTGGTGGGCGGCCCCGCCCTCGGCGGCCTGCTGATCGCCCAGTTCGGCCTGGCCGCCACCTACGGCGTTGACGTGGTCAGCTTCATGGTGTCGCTGGTCGCGCTCAGCCTCATGCGGGCGCTGCCGCCCCCGGCCGGCGCCGAGCGCCCGAGCCTGCGCGGCGTGCTCGAGGGCCTGCGCTACGCCCGCAGCCGCCAGGAACTGCTCGGCACCTACATCGTGGACATCGTCGCCATGCTGTTCGGCATGCCGACCGCGCTGTTCCCGGCCATCGCGGCCCGCTACGGCGGGCCTGGCGCGCTCGGGCTGCTCTACGCCGCCCCCTCCGTCGGCTCCTTCCTGGCCAACGCGACCAGCGGCTGGACCGGGCACGTGCACCGGCACGGGCGGGCCATCCTGATCGCGGCCGCGGTCTGGGGCGCCGCCATCGCCGGCTTCGGCTTCGCCGGGCCGCTCTGGCTCGCCCTCGGCCTGCTCGCCCTGGCCGGCGCGGCCGACATGGTGAGCGGCATCTTCCGCTCGACCATCTGGAACCAGACCATCCCCGACCACCTGCGCGGCCGGCTGGCAGGCATCGAGCTGCTCAGCTACTCGACCGGGCCACTGCTCGGCAACGTGGAGGCCGGCGCGGTCGCCTCGCTGTTCAGCGTCCGCGTCTCGGTGGTGTCGGGCGGCCTGCTCAGCGTGCTCGGGGTTGGCGTCGTGGCCGTGGCGCTGCCGGTCTTCCGCGCCTACGACGCGCGGCGCTGGGCGCGGGACCGTGAAGCCCCGGTCCCCCAGGACCGCCTGACCGGCCAGCCGTGCCCCCTGCGGGGGGAGGCGGGTGCACCCCGCGGGTGGTGA
- a CDS encoding CAP domain-containing protein, with protein MRHARTTASGSGDSWDLPLAQTPPGRAVGDHGPSVRTALLTPVRSRAVSNRPAWVRSSAMTAAIVVPVVISLVLLATAGPGRIFPRPTAESRLVATPARSGDPTRLVTLINQERVRHGLAPLMVSRRLNAMAAAHSADMAGQKRLWADPNPGAGILNDISISEHVDCAASADQAFARLMSSPEKRAKVLQPNLNTVGLGAASGSCLWITAMFAKIPVKQQTGSVKRKPIAPTTTVPAARSRSTPTTRPSPPSTAPAATAPIRSPSTADKIAKDLFARVNAERAARDLPALAWSTDLARLAANWSEHMASSGTFAHRDLGAARSQPGISRFSALGENIAWVEGYQNDAFQLHIGWMKSDGHRHNILQPGFDSIGIGVVCSGGKAWATQNFGRASSSTPSLSSTTPPQDPITAVKLDGLVC; from the coding sequence GTGCGACACGCGCGAACCACCGCCAGCGGCAGCGGCGATTCCTGGGACCTGCCGCTCGCCCAGACGCCGCCGGGCCGGGCGGTGGGTGACCACGGGCCGAGCGTCCGGACCGCGCTGCTCACCCCCGTGAGGTCCCGCGCGGTGTCGAACCGGCCCGCGTGGGTCCGCAGCAGCGCCATGACCGCGGCGATCGTCGTCCCCGTCGTCATCAGCCTGGTGCTGCTCGCCACGGCGGGCCCGGGCAGGATCTTCCCCCGTCCCACGGCCGAGTCCCGGCTGGTGGCCACGCCGGCGCGCAGCGGCGACCCGACCCGGCTGGTGACCCTCATCAACCAGGAGCGGGTGCGGCACGGCTTGGCCCCGCTGATGGTGAGCCGCCGGCTCAACGCCATGGCCGCTGCCCACTCGGCCGACATGGCCGGACAGAAGCGCCTCTGGGCCGACCCCAACCCGGGCGCGGGCATCCTGAACGACATCTCGATCTCCGAGCACGTCGACTGCGCCGCCTCCGCCGACCAGGCGTTCGCGCGACTGATGAGCTCGCCCGAGAAGCGGGCCAAGGTGCTGCAGCCGAACCTCAACACGGTGGGCCTCGGCGCGGCCAGCGGCTCGTGCCTGTGGATCACCGCCATGTTCGCCAAGATACCGGTCAAGCAGCAGACCGGCTCGGTCAAGCGGAAGCCGATCGCCCCGACCACCACCGTCCCGGCCGCCCGCAGCCGCTCGACCCCGACCACTCGCCCGTCGCCGCCGAGCACGGCCCCAGCGGCGACCGCGCCCATCCGATCGCCCTCCACGGCCGACAAGATCGCCAAGGACCTGTTCGCCCGCGTCAACGCCGAGCGGGCCGCGCGCGACCTGCCCGCGCTGGCCTGGAGCACCGACCTGGCCAGGCTGGCCGCCAACTGGTCCGAGCACATGGCCAGCAGCGGCACCTTCGCCCACCGTGACCTGGGCGCGGCCAGGAGCCAGCCGGGCATCTCAAGGTTCTCCGCGCTGGGCGAGAACATCGCCTGGGTCGAGGGATACCAGAACGACGCCTTCCAGCTCCACATCGGCTGGATGAAGTCCGACGGGCACCGCCACAACATCCTCCAGCCCGGCTTCGACTCCATCGGGATCGGCGTGGTCTGCTCGGGCGGCAAGGCCTGGGCCACCCAGAACTTCGGCCGCGCGTCGTCGTCGACCCCAAGCCTGTCCTCGACCACGCCCCCACAGGACCCGATCACCGCGGTCAAGCTGGACGGGCTGGTCTGCTGA
- a CDS encoding FABP family protein yields the protein MTAAATDLPLHASVQPLAGLLGTWQGEGAGEYPTIEPFRYREEVRFWHMGKPFLAYAQRTWALDDGRPLHAETGYWRLAAGGTVEVVLAHPTGIVEVLEGRLQRLAHGARMELASTATARTATAKEVTRLRRVFELREGVLAYTLAMAAVGQPLVHHLAAELHRAGQP from the coding sequence ATGACCGCCGCAGCAACAGACCTCCCCCTGCACGCCAGCGTCCAGCCGCTGGCCGGGCTGCTCGGCACCTGGCAGGGCGAGGGCGCCGGCGAGTACCCGACGATCGAGCCGTTCCGGTACCGCGAGGAGGTCCGCTTCTGGCACATGGGCAAGCCGTTCCTGGCCTACGCCCAGCGGACCTGGGCGCTGGACGACGGCCGGCCGCTCCATGCTGAGACCGGCTACTGGCGGCTGGCAGCGGGCGGGACGGTCGAGGTCGTCCTCGCCCACCCCACCGGGATCGTCGAGGTGCTGGAAGGCCGCCTGCAGCGGCTTGCCCATGGGGCGCGGATGGAGCTGGCCAGCACCGCGACGGCCCGCACGGCCACCGCCAAGGAGGTCACCAGGCTACGCCGGGTGTTCGAGCTGCGTGAGGGCGTCCTCGCCTACACCCTGGCGATGGCCGCGGTCGGCCAGCCGCTCGTCCACCACCTGGCCGCCGAGCTCCACCGCGCCGGCCAGCCGTGA
- a CDS encoding thioesterase family protein, translating to MADEPEWRSPRLLEVGRGVVDRAAIDYNGHMNVVHYRAAFDLATDGLFAHLGFAPDTYNVRANATLMVLEEHTRYHAETAEGDAYRILARLVGHSAKKLHYLFYMENMSRGTLAATHEEVALHVDLGLRRSSPLPPEGLAAVEALEAAQGRLGRPADLGRVIAP from the coding sequence GTGGCCGACGAGCCGGAATGGCGCAGCCCCCGGCTGCTCGAAGTCGGCCGCGGGGTCGTCGACCGGGCCGCCATCGACTACAACGGGCACATGAACGTGGTCCATTACCGGGCCGCGTTCGACCTGGCCACCGACGGCCTCTTCGCGCACCTCGGCTTCGCGCCCGACACCTACAACGTGCGCGCGAACGCGACCCTGATGGTGCTCGAGGAGCACACCCGCTACCACGCCGAGACGGCCGAGGGCGACGCCTACCGGATCCTCGCCCGCCTCGTCGGGCACTCCGCCAAGAAGCTGCACTACCTCTTCTACATGGAGAACATGTCCCGGGGGACGCTGGCCGCCACCCACGAGGAGGTCGCGCTCCACGTGGACCTCGGGCTGCGCCGGTCGAGCCCGCTCCCGCCCGAGGGCCTGGCCGCTGTCGAGGCGCTGGAGGCGGCCCAGGGCAGGCTGGGCCGCCCAGCCGACCTGGGCCGGGTCATCGCGCCGTAG
- a CDS encoding haloacid dehalogenase type II, whose translation MREVCVFDVNETLLDLGAMDPHFERIFGDRQVRRLWFGQLLQSALVSTVTGVYIDFGRIGMAALDMTAERAGVRLTDDDRDAVREQMTHLPPHPEVAGALGRLRDAGARLASLTNSTLRVAEAQLGNAGIVDLFEQVLSADMVRRLKPAPEPYRMAAEQLGVGLAEVRLVAAHSWDVAGALRAGCAAAFVARPGAVLDPLFERPDIVGADLDVVADQVLARS comes from the coding sequence GTGCGCGAGGTGTGCGTGTTCGACGTGAACGAGACGCTGCTCGACCTCGGGGCGATGGATCCGCACTTCGAGCGGATCTTCGGCGACCGTCAGGTCCGGCGGCTCTGGTTCGGCCAGCTCCTGCAGTCGGCTCTGGTCTCGACGGTGACCGGCGTCTACATCGACTTCGGCCGGATCGGCATGGCCGCGCTCGACATGACCGCCGAGCGGGCCGGCGTGCGCCTGACCGACGACGACCGCGACGCGGTGCGCGAGCAGATGACCCACCTGCCGCCCCATCCGGAGGTCGCGGGTGCGCTGGGACGGCTGCGGGACGCCGGCGCGCGGCTCGCTTCCCTGACCAACTCGACCCTGCGGGTGGCCGAGGCGCAGCTCGGCAATGCGGGGATCGTCGACCTGTTCGAGCAGGTGCTCTCGGCCGACATGGTGCGCCGGCTCAAGCCGGCGCCCGAGCCCTACCGCATGGCGGCCGAGCAGCTCGGCGTCGGTCTCGCCGAGGTCCGCCTGGTCGCCGCGCACTCCTGGGACGTGGCCGGGGCGCTGCGCGCGGGCTGCGCCGCGGCCTTCGTGGCCCGGCCCGGCGCCGTGCTCGACCCGCTGTTCGAGCGGCCCGACATCGTCGGCGCCGACCTGGACGTGGTGGCCGACCAGGTGCTGGCGCGGTCCTGA
- a CDS encoding DUF2203 family protein, with the protein MRVWTAVEANAALPRVRAVVERVRSLAGVARERAGAAGEQVRGNGHAPASDVRAELGAAMGELAREDIVLRDLDSGLVDFPAVSPSGRPYWLCWVVGELEVAWWHWPEDGFAGRRPLSDPPG; encoded by the coding sequence ATGCGGGTATGGACCGCGGTCGAGGCCAACGCGGCGCTGCCGAGGGTGCGCGCGGTCGTGGAGCGCGTCCGCTCCCTGGCCGGGGTGGCGCGCGAGCGGGCGGGTGCCGCCGGAGAGCAGGTGCGCGGGAACGGCCACGCGCCCGCCAGCGACGTCCGCGCCGAGTTGGGCGCGGCAATGGGCGAGCTGGCCCGCGAGGACATCGTGCTCCGCGACCTCGACAGCGGGCTGGTCGACTTCCCGGCCGTCTCTCCGAGCGGGCGCCCGTACTGGCTGTGCTGGGTGGTCGGCGAGCTAGAGGTCGCCTGGTGGCACTGGCCGGAGGACGGGTTCGCAGGCCGGCGGCCGTTGAGCGACCCTCCCGGCTGA
- the bcp gene encoding thioredoxin-dependent thiol peroxidase → MAKLEAGAEAPPFSLPDQDGNTVSLDDFKGRKVLVYFYPADDTPGCTKEACQFNDNLAAFQAAGVPVVGISPDDAQSHQRFRNKYGLGFPLLTDADHQVMGAWGAWGEKTRYGQTTTGVLRSTFLVDEQGRIKRAWHNVKADGHAAKVLEALGPRV, encoded by the coding sequence ATGGCCAAGCTCGAAGCCGGCGCCGAGGCCCCACCGTTCAGCCTGCCCGACCAGGACGGGAACACCGTCTCCCTGGACGACTTCAAGGGCCGCAAGGTGCTGGTCTACTTCTACCCGGCCGACGACACGCCCGGGTGCACCAAGGAAGCCTGCCAGTTCAACGACAACCTGGCCGCCTTCCAGGCCGCCGGCGTGCCGGTGGTCGGCATCTCCCCCGACGACGCCCAAAGCCACCAGCGCTTCCGCAACAAGTACGGGCTGGGTTTCCCGCTGCTGACCGACGCCGACCACCAGGTCATGGGCGCCTGGGGCGCCTGGGGCGAGAAGACCCGCTACGGCCAGACCACCACCGGCGTGCTGCGCTCCACCTTCCTGGTCGACGAGCAGGGCCGCATCAAGCGGGCATGGCACAACGTCAAGGCCGACGGCCACGCCGCCAAGGTGCTCGAAGCGCTCGGGCCCAGGGTCTGA
- a CDS encoding DUF3995 domain-containing protein: MTGRSGARSTAPLPTSSRSAAWAAYAACACALLYAVPSFYWAFGGTAGLDTVGGRIEELGRAGGPRAIALGLAAGVLKVAGGLLALALVRPWGRAVSRRLLLTAAWAGSVVLTVYGGLMVVAGTLVLTGVIAPSGPVDRTALRWHVMLWDLWFLVWGVLLGLAAWHYGRGQPTRA, from the coding sequence ATGACTGGACGATCGGGCGCCCGCAGCACGGCGCCGCTCCCCACGTCGTCACGCTCGGCGGCGTGGGCCGCGTACGCAGCGTGCGCGTGCGCGTTGCTGTACGCCGTTCCGAGCTTCTACTGGGCTTTCGGAGGCACGGCCGGGCTCGACACCGTGGGTGGGAGGATCGAGGAGCTCGGCCGGGCCGGCGGCCCCAGGGCCATCGCGCTGGGGCTGGCCGCCGGCGTCCTCAAGGTCGCCGGGGGGCTCCTCGCCCTTGCCCTGGTCCGGCCGTGGGGCCGTGCAGTCTCCCGCCGGCTGCTGCTCACCGCCGCCTGGGCCGGCAGCGTGGTCCTGACCGTCTACGGCGGGCTCATGGTGGTTGCCGGGACGCTGGTGCTGACCGGTGTCATCGCTCCGTCCGGGCCCGTGGACCGGACGGCCCTGCGCTGGCACGTCATGCTCTGGGACCTGTGGTTCCTGGTCTGGGGCGTCCTGCTCGGCCTTGCCGCCTGGCACTACGGCCGGGGACAGCCTACTCGGGCCTGA
- a CDS encoding MBL fold metallo-hydrolase codes for MPHGSISVGDVQVTALCDVVGDFPAPLGEVFPGVGRAAWEPYRHRYPETFNGADAWRLHDHCYLVRSGRGTILVDTGVGPASAPGAQWIGTPGRLLDELREAGTGPEAVDTVVITHVHLDHVGWNVTWDGDQPRPVFPRARYVVQRADWDVFAAGGDDNDRDAFEHTVRPLETLGVLDLAAGDRPLTGELELLHTPGHTPGSQSVLVSSGGERAVLWGDVANHPAQVTETAWCSRADMDPGLADRTRQALLDRIEAEGMTVSTAHFPEPFGHIVWVEGRRYWRGL; via the coding sequence GTGCCGCACGGGTCGATCAGCGTCGGGGACGTGCAGGTGACCGCGTTGTGCGACGTGGTAGGAGACTTCCCGGCGCCCCTCGGCGAGGTCTTCCCAGGCGTCGGCCGCGCCGCCTGGGAGCCGTACCGGCACCGCTACCCGGAGACGTTCAATGGCGCCGACGCCTGGCGCCTCCACGACCACTGCTACCTGGTGCGGTCTGGTAGGGGGACGATCCTGGTGGACACCGGCGTGGGGCCGGCGTCGGCGCCGGGCGCGCAGTGGATCGGGACGCCGGGCCGGCTGCTCGACGAGCTGCGCGAGGCCGGCACCGGACCCGAGGCGGTCGACACGGTGGTCATCACCCACGTGCACCTCGACCACGTGGGCTGGAACGTCACCTGGGACGGCGACCAGCCGCGGCCGGTGTTCCCGCGTGCCCGCTACGTGGTGCAGCGGGCGGATTGGGACGTGTTCGCGGCCGGGGGCGACGACAACGACCGCGACGCGTTCGAGCACACCGTGCGGCCGCTGGAGACCCTGGGCGTGCTCGACCTCGCCGCTGGAGACCGCCCACTGACCGGGGAGCTCGAGCTGCTGCACACGCCCGGGCACACACCGGGATCGCAGAGCGTGCTCGTCTCGTCCGGTGGGGAGCGGGCCGTCCTCTGGGGCGACGTCGCCAACCATCCCGCCCAGGTGACCGAGACGGCATGGTGCTCGCGGGCCGACATGGACCCCGGGCTGGCGGACCGGACCAGACAGGCGCTGCTCGACCGCATCGAGGCCGAGGGCATGACGGTCTCCACCGCGCACTTCCCCGAGCCGTTCGGCCACATCGTGTGGGTCGAGGGCCGGCGGTACTGGCGCGGCCTCTAG